A region of Piscinibacter gummiphilus DNA encodes the following proteins:
- the rnr gene encoding ribonuclease R: MNEVEGTVQGHRDGHGFLVRDDHQPDLYLSPQEMRAVLHRDRVRARIVRYDRKGRPEGRVIEIIERRKAPIIGRLLHESGIWLVAPEDKRYGQDIMVPKNAIANATAGQVVAIELTEPPSLYSQPMGRVTEVLGEIDDPGMEIEIAVRKYEVPHQFTPETLAQAASLPDKIRPADRKDRIDLTDVPLVTIDGEDARDFDDAVYCEPLKTGRGKTAFDGWRLVVAIADVSHYVKPGEPIDEDAYERATSVYFPRRVIPMLPEKLSNGLCSLNPNEDRLAMVCDMLITKEGAIHAYQFFPSVICSHARFTYTEVAAILGNTRGPEAARRKDLVPNLLDLHDVYRALLKERGKRGAVDFETTETQIVCDDNGRIEKIVPRTRTDAHRLIEEAMLAANVCSADFIATNKHPSLYRVHEGPTPEKKTLLQNYLKALGLGLSISDDPEPGEYQAIAAATKDRPDAQQIHTMLLRSMQQAIYTGTNSGHFGLAYEAYTHFTSPIRRYPDLLVHRVIKALLAGKRYSLVTGTVETAAKAKKGAHAEGEQWEVTGAHCSANERRADEASRDVEAWLKCRFMREHLGEEYAGTVTSVTSFGLFVTLDSLYVEGLIHITELGGEYFKFDEVRQELRGERSGVRYTVGARVRVQVIRVDLDGRKIDFRMVREGEDPATAPRARRGEKAAEKHASAVAELASVKETDRAVKNATKARKTSAAGHPVKAAKSAARKTAGGKAPRRR, encoded by the coding sequence ATGAATGAAGTCGAAGGCACGGTGCAAGGTCACCGTGATGGACACGGGTTCCTGGTCCGCGACGACCACCAACCCGACCTCTATCTCTCGCCTCAGGAGATGCGCGCGGTGCTGCATCGCGACCGCGTGCGCGCACGCATCGTTCGCTATGACCGCAAGGGCCGGCCCGAAGGCCGCGTGATCGAGATCATCGAGCGGCGCAAGGCGCCCATCATCGGCCGCCTGCTGCACGAGAGTGGCATCTGGCTCGTCGCACCCGAAGACAAGCGCTACGGCCAGGACATCATGGTCCCGAAGAACGCGATCGCGAACGCGACCGCGGGCCAGGTAGTGGCCATCGAGCTCACCGAGCCGCCGTCGCTCTACTCGCAGCCCATGGGCCGCGTGACCGAGGTGCTCGGCGAGATCGACGACCCGGGCATGGAGATCGAGATCGCGGTGCGCAAGTACGAGGTGCCGCACCAGTTCACGCCCGAGACGCTGGCTCAGGCCGCGAGCCTGCCCGACAAGATCCGTCCGGCCGACCGCAAGGACCGCATCGACCTCACCGACGTGCCGCTCGTCACCATCGACGGCGAGGACGCGCGCGACTTCGACGACGCGGTGTACTGCGAGCCGCTGAAGACGGGCCGCGGCAAGACCGCGTTCGACGGCTGGCGCCTCGTGGTCGCCATCGCCGACGTGAGCCACTACGTGAAGCCGGGCGAGCCCATCGACGAGGATGCGTACGAGCGCGCCACGTCGGTGTACTTCCCGCGCCGCGTGATCCCGATGCTGCCCGAGAAGCTTTCGAACGGCCTGTGTTCGCTCAACCCGAACGAGGACCGCCTCGCGATGGTGTGCGACATGCTGATCACGAAGGAGGGCGCGATCCACGCATACCAGTTCTTCCCGTCGGTGATCTGCTCGCACGCGCGCTTCACCTACACGGAAGTGGCGGCCATCCTCGGCAACACGCGCGGGCCCGAGGCCGCGCGCCGCAAGGACCTCGTGCCGAACCTGCTCGACCTCCACGACGTGTACCGCGCGCTGCTGAAGGAGCGCGGCAAGCGCGGCGCGGTGGACTTCGAGACCACCGAGACGCAGATCGTGTGCGACGACAACGGCCGCATCGAGAAGATCGTCCCGCGCACGCGCACCGATGCGCACCGCCTCATCGAGGAGGCCATGCTCGCGGCGAACGTGTGCTCGGCCGACTTCATCGCGACGAACAAGCACCCGTCGCTGTACCGCGTGCACGAAGGCCCGACGCCCGAGAAGAAGACGCTGCTGCAGAACTACCTGAAGGCCCTGGGCCTCGGGCTCTCGATCAGCGACGACCCCGAACCCGGCGAATACCAGGCCATCGCCGCCGCCACGAAGGACCGGCCCGACGCGCAGCAGATCCACACGATGCTGCTGCGCTCGATGCAGCAGGCCATCTACACCGGCACGAACAGCGGGCACTTCGGGCTCGCGTACGAGGCCTACACGCACTTCACGAGCCCCATCCGGCGCTACCCCGACCTGCTGGTCCACCGTGTGATCAAGGCGCTGCTCGCGGGCAAGCGCTACAGCCTCGTCACCGGCACCGTCGAAACGGCCGCGAAGGCAAAGAAGGGTGCGCACGCCGAAGGCGAGCAGTGGGAGGTCACCGGCGCGCATTGCAGCGCGAACGAACGCCGGGCCGACGAGGCCTCGCGCGACGTCGAGGCGTGGCTCAAGTGCCGCTTCATGCGCGAGCACCTGGGCGAGGAGTACGCCGGCACCGTCACCTCGGTCACGAGCTTCGGCCTCTTCGTCACGCTCGACTCGCTGTACGTCGAAGGACTGATCCACATCACCGAACTCGGTGGCGAGTACTTCAAGTTCGACGAGGTGCGCCAGGAGCTGCGCGGCGAACGCTCCGGCGTGCGCTACACGGTGGGCGCGCGCGTGCGCGTGCAGGTCATCCGTGTCGACCTCGACGGTCGCAAGATCGACTTCCGCATGGTGCGCGAGGGCGAGGATCCCGCGACGGCCCCGCGTGCCCGCCGGGGCGAGAAGGCCGCCGAGAAACACGCCAGCGCCGTCGCCGAACTCGCGTCGGTGAAGGAGACGGACCGTGCCGTGAAGAACGCCACCAAGGCGCGCAAGACGAGCGCGGCCGGCCATCCGGTGAAGGCTGCCAAGTCGGCGGCCCGCAAGACCGCCGGGGGCAAGGCGCCGCGCCGTCGCTGA
- a CDS encoding NAD(P)H-hydrate dehydratase — MSRLRRLRPLPQREPLFGREATRRVEDAAQAALPPFTLMSRAGRAVAALARAIAPHARRVWIAAGPGNNGGDGLEVAVLLHEAGIAVEVTLLADPARLPADARTAHQRAVAAGVPIGTGLPAPLGPQDLAIDALLGVGATRAPAGDLAALVRHLDAQPCAVLAIDLPSGLDADTGQPLGPDCVHATHTLSLLTLKPGLFTGAGRDHTGEVWFDDLDTPRGNEPATAWLPAPPVATTRQHAQHKGSFGDVLVVGGSHGMAGAAVLAARAAHAAGAGRVHVDLLDDNAFTHDLVRPELMFRPSERRAALPASATVVAGCGGGDPIAAALPRLLTVSERLVLDADALNALATDPTLQAALTARGGLGLGTVLTPHPLEAARLLGTDTATVQRDRLAAALQLARRFACVVVLKGSGSVVASPDTAPAINPTGNAALATAGTGDVLAGWIAGLWAAHGLTAVEAAERGTWQHGEAADRSPLTPLRAADLVEALHALSRR; from the coding sequence ATGAGCCGGCTGCGGCGCCTGCGCCCTCTCCCGCAGCGCGAGCCGCTGTTCGGGCGGGAGGCCACGCGCCGCGTCGAGGACGCGGCCCAGGCGGCGTTGCCGCCCTTCACGCTGATGTCGAGGGCGGGCCGCGCCGTCGCGGCGCTCGCGCGGGCCATCGCCCCCCACGCGCGACGCGTCTGGATCGCGGCAGGCCCGGGCAACAACGGCGGCGATGGCCTGGAGGTGGCCGTGTTGCTGCACGAGGCAGGGATCGCCGTCGAGGTCACGCTGCTCGCGGATCCTGCCCGGCTGCCGGCCGATGCCCGCACGGCCCACCAGCGCGCGGTGGCGGCCGGCGTGCCCATCGGCACCGGCCTGCCCGCACCGCTCGGCCCGCAGGACCTCGCGATCGACGCCCTGCTCGGCGTGGGCGCCACCCGTGCGCCGGCCGGCGACCTCGCCGCGCTCGTGCGGCACCTCGACGCCCAGCCGTGCGCCGTGCTGGCCATCGACCTGCCGTCCGGGCTCGACGCCGACACCGGCCAGCCGCTCGGCCCCGACTGCGTGCACGCCACGCACACGCTGAGCCTGCTGACGCTCAAGCCCGGACTGTTCACCGGCGCGGGCCGCGACCACACCGGAGAGGTCTGGTTCGACGACCTCGACACCCCACGGGGGAACGAGCCCGCCACGGCCTGGCTGCCGGCGCCGCCGGTCGCCACCACACGCCAGCATGCCCAGCACAAGGGCAGCTTCGGCGACGTGCTGGTGGTGGGCGGCAGCCACGGCATGGCCGGGGCCGCGGTGCTGGCCGCCCGCGCCGCGCACGCGGCGGGTGCCGGGCGGGTGCACGTGGACCTGCTCGACGACAACGCCTTCACACACGACCTCGTGCGGCCCGAACTGATGTTCCGCCCGTCCGAGCGGCGCGCGGCGCTGCCCGCCTCGGCCACGGTGGTGGCCGGCTGCGGCGGAGGCGACCCGATCGCCGCCGCCCTGCCCCGGCTGCTGACCGTGTCCGAACGCCTCGTGCTCGACGCCGACGCGCTGAACGCGCTGGCCACGGACCCGACGCTCCAGGCGGCCCTCACGGCCCGCGGTGGCCTCGGCCTCGGCACGGTCCTCACGCCGCATCCACTCGAAGCGGCACGGCTCCTCGGCACCGACACGGCCACGGTGCAACGCGACCGCCTCGCGGCCGCGCTCCAGCTCGCCCGCCGGTTCGCGTGCGTGGTGGTACTGAAGGGCTCCGGCAGCGTCGTCGCGTCACCGGACACGGCACCGGCGATCAACCCGACCGGCAACGCGGCCCTGGCCACGGCGGGCACCGGCGACGTGCTGGCGGGCTGGATCGCAGGCCTGTGGGCAGCCCACGGCCTCACGGCCGTGGAAGCCGCCGAACGAGGCACGTGGCAGCACGGCGAGGCGGCGGACCGCAGCCCGCTCACCCCGCTGCGGGCGGCGGACCTCGTCGAGGCCCTGCACGCCCTGTCGCGCCGCTGA
- a CDS encoding FAD-dependent oxidoreductase, with translation MRVAVIGAGVVGVTTAYELAADGHEVVVFERRGSVAVESSFAQAGLASPGAVGPWTGPGSAGRLLRTLTDRRNPWRVGANAGAWGWMWRWWRAGKPAAHRTNQLRMQRLAAYSRDRLHGLAASLKLDYERSDGHLVLLRTRKELDQVQPALGLLTEQGIRFDTLDAAGCLAVEPGLNTETPLHAGIHLPADEVGNCRQFALLLRAAAEQMGAEFRFHSTVQSLEPGRRPVLTVMHSPHEETTSRIASHGDTPNTPAFQPTVPLDGPVDETFDAVVVCAALGSNPLLAPHGLKLPMAAVYGQSVTTPIRHHEAHPDIGPKSAVTDHRHRVVINRLGSRLRVSGGARMGPPPKGGHTDELARLYQVLDDWFPGAARVSQAQRWSGARPMLPDGPPVLGGSGIPGVWLNLGHGGAGWAMACGSARLVADALAARSPEVEIDGLGIERLAR, from the coding sequence ATGCGGGTCGCCGTGATCGGAGCCGGCGTCGTCGGCGTCACCACCGCATACGAACTCGCCGCCGACGGCCACGAGGTGGTCGTGTTCGAGCGCCGCGGCAGTGTCGCGGTCGAATCGAGCTTCGCCCAGGCCGGCCTCGCGTCGCCCGGGGCCGTGGGTCCCTGGACCGGCCCGGGCTCGGCCGGACGGCTGCTGCGCACGCTGACGGACCGCCGCAACCCGTGGCGCGTGGGCGCGAACGCCGGCGCCTGGGGCTGGATGTGGCGCTGGTGGCGCGCCGGCAAGCCCGCCGCACACCGCACGAACCAGCTGCGCATGCAGCGCCTGGCCGCCTACAGCCGCGACCGCCTCCACGGCCTGGCCGCGTCGCTCAAGCTCGACTACGAGCGCAGCGACGGCCACCTCGTGCTGTTGCGCACACGCAAGGAGCTCGACCAGGTCCAGCCCGCGCTGGGGCTGCTGACGGAACAGGGCATCCGCTTCGACACGCTCGACGCGGCGGGCTGCCTCGCCGTGGAACCCGGCCTCAACACCGAGACGCCACTGCACGCGGGCATCCACCTGCCGGCCGACGAGGTGGGCAACTGCCGGCAGTTCGCGCTGCTGCTGCGCGCCGCGGCCGAGCAGATGGGTGCGGAGTTCCGCTTCCATTCGACCGTGCAGTCGCTCGAGCCGGGCCGCCGCCCGGTTCTCACCGTGATGCACTCGCCCCACGAGGAGACGACGAGCCGCATCGCCTCGCACGGCGACACGCCGAACACCCCCGCGTTCCAGCCCACCGTGCCGCTCGACGGCCCCGTCGATGAAACGTTCGACGCCGTCGTGGTGTGCGCCGCGCTCGGGTCGAACCCGCTGCTCGCGCCCCACGGCCTGAAGCTGCCGATGGCCGCGGTGTACGGGCAGTCGGTCACCACGCCCATCCGCCACCACGAGGCCCACCCCGACATCGGCCCGAAGTCGGCCGTGACCGACCACCGGCACCGCGTGGTGATCAACCGGCTCGGGTCGCGCCTGCGCGTCTCGGGAGGCGCCCGCATGGGCCCGCCGCCCAAGGGCGGCCACACCGACGAACTGGCGCGGCTCTACCAGGTGCTCGACGACTGGTTCCCGGGCGCGGCCCGCGTGAGCCAGGCGCAGCGCTGGAGCGGCGCGCGCCCGATGCTGCCCGACGGCCCGCCGGTGCTCGGCGGCAGCGGCATCCCGGGGGTCTGGCTGAACCTGGGCCACGGCGGCGCGGGCTGGGCGATGGCCTGCGGCTCCGCGCGCCTCGTGGCCGACGCGCTGGCCGCGCGGTCACCCGAGGTCGAGATCGACGGCCTCGGCATCGAACGGCTCGCACGATGA
- a CDS encoding amidase: protein MTHDLSAAREAILLGQHSASDALARCTEAARAAPAETYVRRFAGQPEATATAVDLQHRAGIPLPPLAGLAVSIKDLFDVAGFPTTAGSLVLRDQAPAAADAPVVARLRRAGAALTGHTHMTEFAFSGVGLNPHLGTPPNPATAALDGTPRIPGGSTSGGGVSVASGAAFAALGSDTGGSIRIPAALQGLVGFKNTSRLTPTAGTVPLSPTLDTACAITRSVRDAVLLHEVLADRKVTLRHRPAASLRLAVPSTTLLDGLEPAVAAAFERALATLRQAGARIDDIALDELAELRSMNALGGFPAAEAWAWHRDLLARDEARYDPRVVSRIRRGATISAADHLKLIDARRDWIARVEHRLRPYDALLSPTVPVVAPSIASLATDDAFFAMNALLLRNPSVINFLDGCALSLPCHAAGELPMGLMVWGPALADDTVLDTSLAIERALAGAGAA, encoded by the coding sequence ATGACCCATGACTTGAGCGCCGCGCGCGAAGCCATCCTCCTCGGCCAGCACAGCGCCTCCGACGCCCTTGCCCGCTGCACGGAGGCTGCCCGGGCGGCCCCCGCCGAAACCTACGTGCGCCGCTTCGCCGGCCAGCCCGAAGCCACCGCCACCGCGGTCGACCTGCAGCACCGCGCCGGCATCCCGCTCCCTCCGCTCGCGGGCCTCGCCGTCAGCATCAAGGACCTGTTCGACGTGGCGGGTTTCCCCACCACCGCGGGGTCGCTCGTGCTGCGCGACCAGGCTCCGGCCGCCGCCGACGCCCCCGTGGTCGCCCGCCTGCGCCGCGCGGGCGCCGCCCTCACCGGCCACACCCACATGACCGAGTTCGCGTTTTCGGGCGTGGGCCTGAACCCGCACCTCGGCACGCCCCCGAACCCGGCCACGGCCGCCCTCGACGGCACGCCGCGCATCCCGGGCGGGTCGACGTCCGGCGGCGGGGTGTCCGTCGCCTCGGGCGCGGCCTTCGCGGCGCTCGGCTCGGACACGGGCGGCTCCATCCGCATCCCGGCCGCGCTGCAGGGACTCGTGGGCTTCAAGAACACGTCGCGGCTCACGCCGACGGCCGGCACGGTGCCGCTGTCGCCCACGCTCGACACCGCGTGCGCCATCACCCGCTCCGTGCGCGATGCCGTGCTGCTGCACGAGGTGCTGGCCGACCGCAAGGTGACGCTGCGGCACCGGCCCGCGGCCTCGCTGCGCCTCGCCGTGCCGTCCACCACCCTGCTCGACGGGCTGGAGCCCGCCGTGGCCGCCGCGTTCGAGCGTGCCCTCGCGACGCTCCGGCAGGCCGGCGCCCGCATCGACGACATCGCCCTCGACGAACTGGCCGAGCTGCGTTCGATGAACGCGCTGGGCGGTTTCCCGGCGGCCGAGGCCTGGGCGTGGCACCGCGACCTCCTCGCCCGCGACGAAGCCCGGTACGATCCCCGGGTCGTCTCCCGCATCCGCCGCGGCGCCACCATTTCCGCGGCCGACCACCTGAAGCTCATCGACGCCCGGCGCGACTGGATCGCCCGGGTGGAACACCGCCTGCGGCCCTACGACGCCCTCCTCTCGCCCACGGTCCCCGTGGTCGCCCCCTCCATCGCGTCGCTCGCGACCGACGACGCCTTCTTCGCCATGAACGCCCTGCTCCTGCGCAACCCGTCCGTGATCAACTTCCTCGACGGCTGCGCGCTGTCCCTGCCCTGCCATGCGGCGGGCGAACTGCCCATGGGCCTGATGGTGTGGGGCCCGGCGCTGGCCGACGACACCGTGCTCGACACCTCGCTCGCCATCGAACGGGCGCTGGCCGGCGCGGGAGCCGCCTGA
- the rpsB gene encoding 30S ribosomal protein S2 has protein sequence MSVTMREMLEAGVHFGHQTRFWNPKMAPYIYGHRNKIHIINLEKTQPLFNDAMKFIKQLAARRGTVLMIGTKRQAREVIAAEAQRAGMPYVDQRWLGGMLTNFKTVKGSLKKLKDMQAQVESGTEIRIKKEALLFQRDLAKLEKDIGGIQHMNALPDALFVIDVGYHKIAVLEAKKLGIPVIGVVDSNHSPDGIDYVIPGNDDSSKAVALYAKAVADAVLDGKANATNDVVQAVSAGGDEFVEVNETA, from the coding sequence ATGTCTGTCACCATGCGTGAGATGCTGGAAGCCGGCGTCCATTTCGGCCACCAAACCCGCTTCTGGAACCCGAAGATGGCCCCGTACATCTACGGCCATCGCAACAAGATCCACATCATCAACCTCGAGAAGACGCAGCCGCTCTTCAACGACGCGATGAAGTTCATCAAGCAGCTCGCCGCCCGCCGCGGCACCGTGCTGATGATCGGCACGAAGCGCCAGGCCCGCGAAGTGATCGCCGCCGAAGCCCAGCGCGCCGGCATGCCCTACGTCGACCAGCGCTGGCTCGGCGGCATGCTGACCAACTTCAAGACGGTCAAGGGTTCGCTGAAGAAGCTCAAGGACATGCAGGCTCAGGTCGAGTCCGGCACCGAGATCCGCATCAAGAAGGAAGCGCTGCTGTTCCAGCGTGACCTGGCCAAGCTCGAGAAGGACATCGGCGGCATCCAGCACATGAACGCGCTGCCCGACGCCCTGTTCGTGATCGACGTCGGCTACCACAAGATCGCCGTCCTCGAAGCCAAGAAGCTCGGCATTCCCGTCATCGGCGTGGTCGACTCCAACCACTCGCCGGACGGCATCGACTACGTGATCCCGGGCAACGACGACTCGTCGAAGGCCGTGGCGCTGTACGCGAAGGCCGTGGCCGACGCGGTCCTCGACGGCAAGGCCAACGCGACGAACGACGTCGTGCAAGCCGTGTCCGCCGGTGGCGACGAGTTCGTGGAAGTCAACGAAACGGCCTGA
- the tsf gene encoding translation elongation factor Ts → MSAITASMVAALRAKTDAPMMECKKALTEAAGDMDKAEELLRVKLGTKAGKAADRITAEGVVAAAVEGNTGALVEVNCETDFVSKNDDFLAFTNAVAKLVAEKNPADVAAIGAYELSQAGFGPTVEDVRKGLIGKIGENMSIRRFKRYSGGGQLASYLHGTRIGVLVEFTGDAVAAKDVAMHIAAMKPVSLSSADVPAELIEKERAVAAGKAAEDAKAAEAAGKPAQSADIVTKRIEGSVQKYLKEVSLHNQVFVKAADGKATVEQHLKGVKTEVKGFTLYVVGEGIEKKVDDFAAEVAAQVAAAKGA, encoded by the coding sequence ATGTCCGCTATCACCGCAAGCATGGTCGCCGCTCTGCGCGCCAAGACCGACGCGCCCATGATGGAATGCAAGAAGGCCCTGACCGAAGCCGCTGGCGACATGGACAAGGCCGAAGAGCTGCTGCGCGTCAAGCTCGGCACGAAGGCCGGCAAGGCCGCCGACCGCATCACGGCTGAAGGCGTCGTCGCCGCCGCCGTCGAAGGCAACACCGGTGCCCTGGTCGAAGTGAACTGCGAAACCGACTTCGTCTCGAAGAACGACGACTTCCTCGCCTTCACGAACGCCGTCGCCAAGCTGGTCGCCGAGAAGAACCCGGCCGACGTGGCCGCCATCGGCGCCTACGAACTGTCGCAAGCCGGTTTCGGCCCGACGGTGGAAGACGTGCGCAAGGGCCTGATCGGCAAGATCGGCGAGAACATGTCGATCCGCCGCTTCAAGCGCTACTCGGGCGGCGGCCAGCTGGCCAGCTACCTGCACGGCACCCGCATCGGCGTGCTCGTCGAGTTCACCGGTGACGCCGTCGCCGCCAAGGACGTCGCGATGCACATCGCCGCGATGAAGCCGGTCTCGCTGTCGTCGGCCGACGTGCCCGCCGAGCTGATCGAGAAGGAACGCGCCGTGGCCGCCGGCAAGGCCGCCGAGGACGCGAAGGCTGCGGAAGCCGCCGGCAAGCCGGCCCAGTCCGCCGACATCGTGACGAAGCGCATCGAAGGTTCGGTCCAGAAGTACCTGAAGGAAGTCAGCCTGCACAACCAGGTCTTCGTGAAGGCCGCCGACGGCAAGGCCACGGTCGAGCAGCACCTGAAGGGTGTGAAGACCGAGGTCAAGGGCTTCACGCTGTACGTCGTGGGCGAAGGCATCGAGAAGAAGGTCGACGACTTCGCGGCCGAAGTGGCGGCCCAGGTCGCCGCCGCCAAGGGCGCCTGA
- the pyrH gene encoding UMP kinase gives MPAYKRILLKLSGEALMGDDAYGINRATIVRMVREVQEVTKLGCEVAVVIGGGNIFRGVAGGSVGMDRATADYMGMLATVMNSLALADTMRQEGMTARVMSAIAIDQVVEPYVRPKALQYLEEGKVVVFAAGTGNPFFTTDTAAALRGAEIGAEVVLKATKVDGVYTADPKKDPTATRYSKISFDEAISRNLQVLDATAFALCRDQKLPIKVFSIFKEGALKRVVMGEDEGTLVHV, from the coding sequence ATGCCGGCGTACAAGCGCATCCTGCTCAAACTCTCGGGCGAGGCCCTGATGGGCGACGATGCCTATGGCATCAACCGCGCCACCATCGTGCGCATGGTCCGCGAGGTCCAGGAAGTCACGAAGCTCGGCTGCGAAGTGGCCGTCGTGATCGGCGGCGGCAACATCTTCCGCGGCGTGGCGGGCGGCTCGGTCGGCATGGACCGCGCCACCGCCGACTACATGGGCATGCTGGCCACGGTGATGAACTCGCTGGCCCTGGCCGACACCATGCGCCAGGAAGGCATGACCGCCCGCGTGATGTCCGCCATCGCCATCGACCAGGTCGTCGAGCCGTACGTGCGCCCGAAGGCGCTGCAGTACCTCGAGGAAGGCAAGGTCGTCGTGTTCGCCGCCGGCACCGGCAACCCGTTCTTCACCACCGACACCGCCGCCGCGCTGCGTGGCGCCGAGATCGGTGCCGAGGTGGTGCTGAAGGCCACGAAGGTCGACGGCGTCTACACCGCCGACCCGAAGAAGGACCCCACGGCCACCCGCTACAGCAAGATCAGTTTCGACGAAGCCATCAGCCGCAACCTGCAGGTGCTGGACGCCACGGCGTTCGCCCTGTGCCGCGATCAGAAGCTGCCCATCAAGGTGTTCAGCATCTTCAAGGAAGGTGCCCTGAAGCGCGTGGTGATGGGTGAGGACGAGGGCACGCTCGTCCACGTTTGA
- the frr gene encoding ribosome recycling factor — protein MSIADIRKNAEQKMTRSIESFKNELQKIRTGRAHPGILDQVQIDYYGSMVPISQVANVSLLDARTITVQPWEKGMGPKIEKAIRESDLGLNPSAQGDLLRVPMPALTEERRRDLTKVVRNAGEDSKVAIRNLRRDANDQAKKLTKDKEISEDDERRSLDDLQKLTDRYIAEVDRLIAAKEAEILAV, from the coding sequence ATGAGCATCGCAGACATCCGCAAGAATGCCGAACAGAAGATGACTCGCTCGATCGAGTCCTTCAAGAACGAACTCCAGAAGATCCGCACCGGCCGCGCCCACCCGGGCATCCTCGACCAGGTCCAGATCGACTACTACGGCTCCATGGTGCCGATCAGCCAGGTGGCCAACGTGTCCCTGCTCGACGCTCGCACCATCACGGTCCAGCCGTGGGAGAAGGGCATGGGCCCGAAGATCGAGAAGGCCATCCGCGAGTCCGACCTCGGCCTGAACCCCTCGGCCCAGGGTGACCTGCTGCGCGTGCCGATGCCCGCGCTGACGGAAGAGCGCCGCCGCGACCTGACGAAGGTCGTGCGCAACGCCGGCGAAGACTCCAAGGTCGCCATCCGCAACCTGCGCCGTGACGCCAACGACCAGGCCAAGAAGCTGACCAAGGACAAGGAAATCTCCGAGGACGACGAGCGCCGTTCGCTCGACGACCTGCAGAAGCTGACCGACCGCTACATCGCCGAGGTCGACCGGCTGATCGCCGCGAAGGAAGCGGAAATCCTGGCCGTCTGA
- the uppS gene encoding polyprenyl diphosphate synthase, translating to MDATPHIPRHVAIVMDGNGRWAKKRFMPRFFGHKQGVDALVRTVQACADRGIEYLTVFAFSSENWKRPTEEVSGLMDLVLVAVSKYLAKLASEGVRIRIVGDRSQVSDKVRNAWDQAERATEHNRRITLSVAFNYGGRWDIVQACQQALRDGVPADELDEARLSRYMAMSYAPDPDLFIRTGGEVRISNFLLWQVAYAELVFSDCLWPEFGDAQLDAALADFAGRDRRFGGVKPTEPQTAKA from the coding sequence TTGGACGCCACCCCTCACATCCCCCGCCACGTGGCCATCGTGATGGACGGCAACGGCCGGTGGGCGAAGAAGCGCTTCATGCCCCGGTTCTTCGGGCACAAGCAGGGGGTCGACGCGCTCGTGCGCACGGTCCAGGCCTGCGCCGACCGCGGCATCGAGTACCTCACCGTCTTCGCGTTCTCGAGCGAGAACTGGAAGCGTCCCACCGAGGAAGTGTCGGGCCTGATGGACCTGGTGCTCGTCGCGGTGTCCAAGTACCTGGCCAAGCTCGCGTCCGAAGGGGTGCGCATCCGCATCGTGGGCGACCGCTCCCAGGTCTCCGACAAGGTGCGCAACGCCTGGGACCAGGCCGAGCGCGCCACGGAACACAACCGGCGCATCACGCTGTCGGTGGCGTTCAACTACGGCGGCCGCTGGGACATCGTGCAGGCCTGCCAGCAGGCGCTGCGCGACGGCGTGCCGGCCGACGAACTCGACGAGGCCCGCCTGTCGCGCTACATGGCGATGAGCTACGCCCCCGATCCCGATCTTTTCATCCGCACCGGCGGGGAAGTGCGCATCAGCAACTTCCTGCTCTGGCAGGTGGCGTACGCCGAACTCGTGTTCAGCGACTGCCTGTGGCCGGAGTTCGGTGACGCCCAGCTCGACGCGGCGCTCGCCGACTTCGCCGGCCGCGACCGGCGGTTCGGCGGGGTGAAGCCCACCGAACCGCAAACCGCGAAGGCCTGA